One window from the genome of Saimiri boliviensis isolate mSaiBol1 chromosome 2, mSaiBol1.pri, whole genome shotgun sequence encodes:
- the OSGEP gene encoding tRNA N6-adenosine threonylcarbamoyltransferase — protein MPAVLGFEGSANKIGVGVVRDGKVLANPRRTYVTPPGTGFLPGDTARHHRAVILDLLQEALTESGLTSQDIDCIAYTKGPGMGAPLVSVAVVARTVAQLWNKPLLGVNHCIGHIEMGRLITGATSPTVLYVSGGNTQVIAYSEHRYRIFGETIDIAVGNCLDRFARVLKISNDPSPGYNIEQMAKRGKKLVELPYTVKGMDVSFSGILSFIEDVAHRMLATGECTPEDLCFSLQETVFAMLVEITERAMAHCGSQEALIVGGVGCNVRLQEMMATMCQERGAQLFATDERFCIDNGAMIAQAGWEMFQAGHRTPLSDSGVTQRYRTDEVEVTWRD, from the exons ATGCCGGCGGTGCTCGGTTTTGAAGGCAGCGCCAATAAGATTGGCGTGGGAGTGGTGCGGGATGGCAAGGTGCTGGCGAACCCGCGGCGGACCTACGTCACGCCTCCAGGCACAG GATTCCTTCCGGGTGACACAGCCAGGCATCACCGAGCTGTTATCCTAGACCTACTACAGGAGGCACTAACAGAGTCTGGATTAACCTCCCAGGATATCGATTGCATTGCATACACCAAGG GTCCTGGCATGGGTGCCCCACTGGTTTCTGTGGCTGTCGTGGCTCGTACTGTGGCCCAGCTGTGGAATAAGCCATTGTtgggtgtgaaccactgtatAGGCCACATTGAGATGGGCCGCCTCATCACTGGAGCCACCAGCCCAACCGTGTTATATGTCAGTGGAGGGAATACGCAG GTGATTGCGTACTCAGAACATCGGTACCGTATCTTTGGGGAGACCATCGATATTGCAGTGGGTAATTGTCTGGATCGTTTTGCTCGAGTGCTGAAG ATTTCTAATGACCCAAGTCCAGGATACAACATTGAACAGATGGCAAAGCG CGGCAAGAAGCTAGTTGAGCTGCCATACACCGTAAAGGGAATGGACGTCTCATTCTCAGGGATCCTGTCTTTCATTGAG GATGTAGCCCATCGGATGCTGGCCACAGGGGAGTGTACTCCTGAGGATCTGTGTTTTTCCCTGCAG GAAACCGTGTTTGCAATGCTGGTAGAGATCACAGAGCGAGCCATGGCACATTGTGGCTCCCAGGAGGCCCTCATTGTAGGAGGAGTGGGGT GTAACGTGAGGCTGCAGGAGATGATGGCGACAATGTGCCAGGAACGTGGAGCCCAGCTTTTTGCTACAGATGAGAG ATTCTGTATTGACAATGGAGCCATGATAGCCCAGGCTGGCTGGGAGATGTTTCAGGCTGGACACAGGACCCCCCTCAGTGATTCTGGGGTTACACAGAG GTATCGGACAGATGAAGTAGAAGTGACCTGGAGGGACTAA
- the APEX1 gene encoding DNA repair nuclease/redox regulator APEX1, producing the protein MPKRGKKGAVAEDGEELKTEPEAKKSKTAAKKNDKEVAGEGPALYEDPPDQKTSPSGKPATLKICSWNVDGLRAWIKKKGLDWVKEEAPDILCLQETKCSENKLPAELQELPGLPHQYWSAPSDKEGYSGVGLLSRQCPLKVSYGIGEEEHDQEGRVIVAEFDSFVLVTAYVPNAGRGLVRLEYRQRWDEAFRKFLKGLASRKPLVLCGDLNVAHEEIDLRNPKGNKKNAGFTPQERQGFGELLQAVPLADSFRHLYPNTAYAYTFWTYMMNARSKNVGWRLDYFLLSHSLLPALCDSKIRSKALGSDHCPITLYLAL; encoded by the exons ATGCCGAAGCGTGGGAAAAAGGGAGCAGTGGCAGAAGACGGGGAAGAGCTCAAGACGG AGCCAGAGGCCAAGAAGAGTAAGACGGCCGCAAAGAAAAACGACAAAGAGGTAGCAGGAGAGGGCCCAGCCCTGTATGAGGACCCCCCAGATCAGAAAACTTCACCCAGCGGCAAACCCGCCACACTCAAGATCTGCTCTTGGAATGTGGATGGGCTTCGAGCCTGGATTAAGAAGAAAGGATTAGAT TGGGTAAAGGAAGAAGCCCCAGATATACTGTGCCTTCAAGAGACCAAATGTTCAGAGAACAAACTACCAGCTGAACTTCAAGAGCTGCCTGGACTCCCTCATCAATACTGGTCAGCTCCCTCGGATAAAGAAGGGTACAGTGGCGTGGGCCTACTTTCCCGCCAGTGCCCACTCAAAGTTTCTTATGGCATAG GTGAGGAGGAGCATGATCAGGAAGGCCGAGTGATTGTGGCTGAATTTGACTCGTTTGTGCTGGTAACAGCATATGTACCTAATGCAGGCCGGGGTCTGGTACGACTGGAGTACCGGCAGCGCTGGGATGAAGCCTTTCGCAAGTTCCTGAAGGGCTTAGCTTCCCGAAAGCCCCTTGTGCTGTGTGGAGACCTCAATGTAGCCCATGAAGAAATTGACCTTCGCAACCccaagggaaacaaaaaaaatgctggcTTCACGCCACAAGAGCGCCAAGGCTTTGGGGAATTACTGCAGGCTGTGCCACTGGCTGACAGCTTTAGGCACCTCTACCCCAACACAGCCTATGCCTACACCTTTTGGACTTACATGATGAATGCTCGATCCAAGAATGTTGGTTGGCgccttgattattttttgttgtcCCACTCTCTGTTACCTGCATTGTGTGACAGCAAGATCCGTTCCAAGGCTCTTGGCAGTGATCACTGTCCTATCACCCTATATCTAGCACTGTGA